Proteins encoded together in one Candidatus Lariskella endosymbiont of Epinotia ramella window:
- a CDS encoding IS5 family transposase (programmed frameshift) has translation MKFENIKDEYAEEFRRLTGIKRGTFEVILSILKEAEAILKSQGGKPNKLALEDRLLMTLEYLREYRTYFHISRSYGISESACYRNIRWIEDTLIKDKRFSLPGRKALLKSDSEYELVLIDATETPIERPKKKQKHFYSGKKRRHTLKTQLIVDKRKKEIICTNFSNGKRHDFRLFKESGVHIHPEIKVLTDTGYQGIDKLHYNSELPKKKTKKRPLSRKDKKKNRQLSSERVLNENVIGMIKRFKIIADRYRNRRKRFGLRFNLLAGIYNFEL, from the exons AGTTTGAAAACATCAAAGATGAATACGCAGAAGAGTTTCGCAGGCTTACTGGCATTAAACGAGGAACGTTTGAAGTTATACTAAGTATATTAAAAGAAGCTGAAGCTATTTTAAAGTCTCAAGGTGGAAAACCCAATAAATTGGCTTTAGAAGATCGATTACTCATGACGCTTGAGTACTTGCGTGAATACAGGACATATTTTCATATTTCCCGCAGTTATGGAATAAGTGAAAGTGCCTGTTATCGTAATATACGTTGGATTGAAGATACTCTAATTAAAGATAAACGATTTTCACTACCTGGACGTAAAGCATTACTAAAAAGCGATTCTGAATACGAACTTGTGTTAATTGATGCTACTGAAACACCGATAGAACGACCTA AAAAAAAACAGAAGCACTTTTATTCGGGAAAAAAGAGGCGACATACTCTAAAAACTCAGCTTATTGTGGATAAAAGGAAAAAAGAAATCATTTGCACTAATTTTTCTAATGGCAAGCGTCATGATTTCAGGTTATTTAAAGAATCCGGAGTTCACATCCACCCTGAGATTAAAGTTCTTACAGATACTGGTTATCAAGGCATTGATAAGTTGCATTATAATTCAGAGTTACCAAAGAAAAAGACAAAAAAGCGACCACTAAGCAGGAAAGATAAAAAGAAAAATCGTCAATTGTCTAGTGAACGTGTTTTAAATGAAAACGTCATAGGCATGATCAAACGATTTAAAATTATCGCTGATCGTTATAGGAACAGAAGAAAACGATTCGGTTTAAGGTTTAATTTACTTGCTGGTATCTATAACTTTGAGCTTTAA
- the atpG gene encoding ATP synthase F1 subunit gamma, whose product MPSLKSLKIRIASVKSTQKITKAMQLISASRLYRAREALFASIPYYNEMQSIMSAVIPKYARNAGWLGPMVQNNGGDKYLVIIATSDRGLCGGFNASIVRKARTFLSELIAQNKKIHVIFLGKKGYELLRTFCPFESCKVYNNPKEVSFCDALRIAAKILAAFQDEQFNVCKMIYSEFISTIQQRVMHEQLIPVCSDSFDIDSGDIVHSYEPSIEELHEQIIPRYIAIQIYHVLLENAASEHSARMVAMDGATRNSTKMIQRLKNIYNRTRQASITRELTEIIAGAQAV is encoded by the coding sequence ATGCCATCATTAAAGTCTCTTAAAATACGCATAGCAAGTGTAAAATCAACACAGAAAATTACAAAGGCTATGCAGCTAATATCTGCTTCTAGACTATATAGAGCAAGAGAGGCATTATTTGCGTCGATTCCATACTATAATGAAATGCAGAGCATAATGAGTGCGGTTATCCCCAAATATGCAAGAAATGCTGGGTGGTTAGGTCCTATGGTTCAAAATAATGGTGGTGATAAATATCTTGTTATAATAGCAACGTCTGATAGGGGGCTTTGTGGTGGTTTTAATGCAAGTATCGTGAGAAAAGCAAGGACTTTCTTATCTGAGCTTATAGCTCAAAATAAGAAAATTCACGTTATCTTTTTAGGAAAAAAGGGATATGAGTTGCTTCGTACATTTTGTCCATTTGAGTCTTGCAAAGTATATAACAACCCTAAAGAGGTTTCATTTTGTGATGCACTTAGAATTGCTGCAAAAATCCTTGCAGCCTTTCAAGATGAGCAGTTCAATGTATGCAAAATGATATACAGTGAATTCATATCTACTATACAACAACGCGTAATGCATGAACAATTGATTCCAGTTTGTAGTGATAGTTTTGATATTGATTCTGGTGATATTGTACATTCATATGAACCATCTATTGAAGAACTTCACGAACAAATTATTCCAAGATATATTGCTATACAGATTTATCATGTATTGCTTGAAAATGCTGCAAGTGAACATAGCGCAAGAATGGTTGCAATGGATGGTGCAACACGTAACTCCACAAAAATGATACAAAGATTAAAGAATATTTATAATAGAACAAGGCAAGCCAGCATTACAAGAGAGTTGACCGAAATTATCGCAGGAGCACAAGCTGTATAA
- the atpA gene encoding F0F1 ATP synthase subunit alpha, translating into MKASEISQVLKDKIRNFEDNIELNEIGEVVKVADGVAVIYGLNNVQSGEVLEFENNIKGMALNLEEESVGAVLFGDDRSVLEGSKVKRTNKILEVPTGKSLLGRVVDGLGNPLDGKGPLKNVTMQRVEIKAPGIMERKSVSEPVQTGIKAIDTLIPIGRGQRELIIGDRQTGKTAIAIDTILNQKAAHATSDEKSKLYCIYVAIGQKNSSVARIVKKLEEEGALEYSVIVVASASDSAPMQFIAPYAASSIGEFFRDNGMHAVVIYDDLSKHAVAYRQMSLLLKRPPGREAYPGDVFYLHSRLLERAAKMSDEKGGGSLTALPIIETQAGDVSAYIPTNVISITDGQIFLETELFFKGIRPAINVGLSVSRVGSAAQIKAMKQVAGTIKLELAQYREMEAFSQFASDLDPITQKLLARGERLTELLKQPQYSPSPIEEQVVMVFAAVNGYLDGIAVSDIRKFEEDFLRHIKSENPDILLRIRNEKKIDDNIKITLNGLLEAFSKGFV; encoded by the coding sequence ATGAAAGCATCAGAAATTTCCCAGGTATTGAAAGATAAAATACGCAATTTTGAAGACAATATAGAACTGAATGAAATTGGTGAGGTCGTCAAGGTTGCAGACGGTGTCGCTGTCATATATGGATTGAATAATGTTCAATCTGGAGAGGTGCTTGAGTTTGAGAATAATATTAAAGGCATGGCACTCAATCTAGAGGAAGAAAGCGTTGGTGCCGTATTATTTGGTGATGATAGAAGCGTCTTAGAGGGTTCTAAGGTCAAAAGAACAAATAAGATATTAGAAGTCCCAACTGGAAAAAGTTTGCTTGGTAGAGTTGTAGATGGACTTGGTAATCCACTAGATGGCAAAGGACCGCTTAAAAATGTAACAATGCAAAGAGTAGAAATAAAAGCTCCTGGCATTATGGAAAGAAAATCGGTCAGTGAGCCTGTGCAAACTGGCATTAAGGCGATAGATACTTTGATCCCAATTGGAAGAGGACAGCGTGAGCTTATAATAGGAGATAGACAAACAGGAAAAACTGCAATAGCAATAGATACTATTTTAAATCAGAAAGCTGCGCATGCAACATCAGATGAAAAATCTAAGTTATATTGTATATATGTTGCCATAGGACAAAAAAATTCTTCCGTAGCAAGAATCGTCAAAAAACTGGAAGAAGAAGGAGCTCTAGAATATTCTGTAATTGTTGTTGCTTCAGCCTCCGATAGCGCACCAATGCAATTTATAGCGCCATATGCCGCTTCCAGCATTGGAGAGTTTTTTAGAGACAATGGAATGCATGCGGTCGTTATATATGATGACCTTAGCAAACATGCTGTTGCCTATAGGCAGATGTCTCTACTTCTAAAGAGGCCGCCAGGAAGAGAAGCATATCCTGGGGATGTATTTTATCTGCATTCAAGACTTTTAGAACGTGCTGCTAAAATGTCTGATGAAAAAGGTGGCGGTTCACTTACTGCTCTGCCAATTATCGAGACTCAAGCTGGGGACGTTTCTGCTTATATTCCAACAAATGTGATTTCTATTACTGACGGGCAGATTTTCCTAGAAACAGAGCTTTTCTTCAAAGGAATAAGACCTGCAATTAACGTTGGACTTTCAGTGAGTCGTGTTGGTTCTGCGGCTCAAATTAAAGCAATGAAACAAGTTGCAGGAACAATCAAGCTTGAGCTTGCGCAGTATAGAGAAATGGAAGCATTTTCTCAATTTGCATCTGACCTTGATCCAATCACACAAAAATTACTTGCAAGAGGGGAACGCCTGACAGAGCTTTTGAAACAACCTCAATATTCTCCATCACCCATAGAAGAACAAGTAGTCATGGTATTTGCAGCTGTAAACGGCTACCTTGATGGAATAGCAGTTAGTGATATAAGAAAGTTCGAAGAAGATTTTTTACGACATATTAAATCTGAAAACCCAGATATACTGCTGCGAATACGCAATGAGAAAAAGATTGATGATAATATTAAAATAACACTAAATGGCCTGCTTGAGGCTTTCTCCAAAGGTTTTGTATAA
- the atpH gene encoding ATP synthase F1 subunit delta produces MQDIIIAKRYAKALLEAASCDGLLERIAIDFKSLMAIIDKDAKSGSLMTNSIVPKTLKLSLFEAAIKNIDLHNFIKNFMYLLVYHNRVALIKSIFEQFQHLLDLQNNVKTVVVKTASELSNKMINSLKKGLEDCLMSSVRIQNIVDPSIIGGMVVEVDSKLLDASIAGKLNRIKKAAEM; encoded by the coding sequence ATGCAAGATATAATCATCGCAAAAAGATATGCAAAAGCACTGTTAGAAGCGGCTAGTTGTGACGGCCTCTTAGAGCGTATTGCAATTGACTTTAAAAGTCTAATGGCAATCATCGATAAAGATGCAAAGTCCGGAAGCTTAATGACAAACTCTATAGTACCAAAGACTTTAAAGTTATCACTTTTTGAAGCAGCAATAAAAAATATAGATTTACACAACTTTATCAAAAATTTTATGTACCTGCTTGTATATCACAATAGAGTTGCACTTATAAAATCTATTTTTGAGCAGTTTCAGCATTTACTTGATTTGCAAAATAATGTAAAAACTGTAGTTGTTAAAACTGCTTCTGAGTTGAGTAATAAGATGATAAATTCTCTGAAAAAGGGCTTGGAAGATTGTTTGATGAGTAGTGTAAGAATACAAAATATTGTTGATCCATCAATAATTGGAGGGATGGTCGTGGAAGTTGATTCCAAATTACTAGATGCTTCAATTGCTGGAAAACTAAATAGAATAAAGAAAGCTGCTGAGATGTAA
- a CDS encoding IS6 family transposase: MPFHISPKLLRYFKGFCSSPEIIMLFVYMRCRFSLSYRELEEMASIRGAKIDHATLQRWLIKFSPLIDQKVRQRKKAVGNSWRMDETYIKVNGKWVYLYRAVDSCGNTIEFLLRKHRDARAAKAFFKKAFKNNDRPAKIVIDKSVSNTSALTDFNKNLPKKQKIKIFQNKYLNNLVEQDHRFIKKRVKPMLGFKSFRSAKITIAGIENIRMIQKGQIVGSNNNVSTFENFKMLMAS; this comes from the coding sequence ATGCCATTCCATATATCGCCAAAACTCTTGAGATATTTCAAAGGATTTTGCTCATCACCTGAAATAATAATGCTATTTGTGTATATGAGGTGTAGATTTTCGTTAAGTTATAGAGAACTTGAAGAGATGGCAAGTATTAGAGGGGCTAAAATAGATCATGCAACTCTTCAAAGATGGTTAATTAAGTTTTCTCCTTTGATAGATCAAAAGGTTAGGCAACGTAAGAAAGCGGTTGGAAATAGCTGGAGAATGGACGAAACATATATTAAGGTAAATGGTAAATGGGTATATCTATATAGAGCAGTTGACTCCTGTGGTAATACTATCGAATTCTTACTAAGAAAACATAGAGATGCTAGAGCTGCTAAGGCATTTTTTAAGAAGGCTTTTAAGAATAATGATCGTCCTGCAAAAATAGTGATAGATAAGAGTGTTAGTAATACTTCTGCTCTCACTGACTTTAATAAAAACTTACCTAAGAAACAAAAGATAAAAATATTCCAAAATAAATATCTGAACAATCTTGTAGAGCAAGATCATAGATTTATTAAAAAACGAGTCAAGCCAATGCTTGGTTTTAAGAGTTTTCGTAGTGCTAAGATTACTATTGCCGGTATAGAAAATATTCGTATGATTCAAAAAGGACAAATAGTTGGAAGCAATAACAATGTATCTACTTTTGAGAACTTTAAAATGTTAATGGCATCATAA